One part of the Methanofastidiosum sp. genome encodes these proteins:
- a CDS encoding NAAT family transporter: protein MVAFAFFVYAFTSIFVIVNPIGAMFTFMSLTADKDHKERIKLGARSVLIGCLLAIIFAISGEIILRFFGVTVDSLRVAGGIILFKVALDMVYAKTSRESFTEEERKDAKGREDISVFPVAMPLLTGPGTITTVIVIIRSVPTIELKAVAIAAILATFAITFLMFRFSSPLSKILGVTITLVFTRIMGLLLGAIAINFLATGIRNIFIAML, encoded by the coding sequence ATGGTGGCTTTTGCCTTTTTTGTATATGCATTCACATCTATATTTGTAATCGTAAATCCAATTGGCGCCATGTTTACATTTATGTCCTTGACTGCCGATAAGGACCACAAAGAAAGGATTAAACTTGGGGCAAGGTCAGTTTTGATAGGATGTTTACTTGCAATAATATTTGCTATTAGTGGCGAAATCATTCTAAGATTCTTTGGAGTCACAGTTGATAGTTTAAGAGTTGCCGGTGGAATTATTCTTTTTAAAGTAGCTTTGGACATGGTCTACGCTAAAACATCCAGAGAAAGCTTTACCGAAGAAGAAAGAAAAGATGCAAAAGGCAGAGAAGATATATCAGTCTTCCCTGTTGCAATGCCACTTCTTACAGGCCCTGGAACCATAACAACAGTAATTGTCATAATAAGATCAGTTCCCACAATAGAGCTTAAGGCTGTGGCAATTGCTGCAATACTCGCTACCTTTGCGATAACATTTTTGATGTTCAGATTCTCAAGTCCATTGAGCAAAATATTGGGTGTAACAATAACACTCGTCTTTACTCGTATAATGGGATTACTTTTAGGGGCAATAGCTATTAACTTCCTTGCAACTGGAATTAGAAATATCTTTATAGCCATGCTGTAA
- a CDS encoding sodium-translocating pyrophosphatase, producing MDFTLIAILIGIAGIIYGLVLAKVVLSYKVTDKNMLKISNAIYKGAMAFLKREYTTIAIIAAILAVVFGIFINIETTLTFVVGAIFSALAGFIGMSISTRANVRVASIAKQGVGKALRLSFQGGAVTGMSVAGLALLGVSGFYYLYRDPALIIGFGFGGCLISLFARIGGGIYTKAADVGADLIGKIEKGIPEDDPRNPAVIADNVGDNVGDCAGMGADLFETYAVTAIGAMLLGVTLGKNDIYVIYPLILGAIGIIGSILGSFFVRGKDNIMQTLYKGVFASAIFSLIGFYLVTITYLKLDIALFLATVVGIVIAILMFFITEYYTAKPHRPVRSIAHASQSGAAVNIITGLSVGMESTLMPVLVICAGILISHSLAGLYGIAIAAMSMVSLTAIVVALDSYGPITDNAGGIAEMAHLPDEIRKTTDALDSVGNTTKAVTKAFAIGSAALASLTLFAAYVDEIARFAPGQEIIFSLSDEKVIVGLFLGALIPFLFSSLCMKAVGKAAFSIVEEVRRQFKEMKGIMEGKTEPDYARCVDIVTKASLKELMLPGIIAVVSPLLVGFILGKIALGGMLIGSILSGFLLALMLATGGGAWDNAKKYIEDGNLGGKGSPAHAAAVVGDTVGDPSKDTAGPAINPLIKVMNTLAIIFAVLFGSGII from the coding sequence ATGGACTTTACTTTAATAGCTATTCTAATTGGGATAGCTGGTATTATCTATGGTCTTGTATTGGCAAAAGTTGTTCTATCGTATAAAGTCACAGATAAGAACATGCTTAAAATATCAAATGCCATTTACAAAGGCGCCATGGCGTTTCTAAAAAGAGAATATACAACTATAGCAATAATCGCAGCAATTCTTGCAGTTGTTTTTGGTATATTTATTAATATTGAAACTACTTTAACGTTTGTAGTTGGTGCTATTTTCAGTGCTCTAGCTGGATTTATAGGCATGAGCATATCTACAAGAGCAAATGTCAGAGTTGCGTCAATTGCTAAACAAGGCGTTGGAAAAGCTTTAAGGCTCTCATTTCAGGGAGGGGCTGTAACAGGGATGTCTGTTGCAGGTTTGGCCTTATTAGGTGTCAGTGGATTCTATTATCTTTACAGGGATCCAGCCTTAATAATTGGATTTGGCTTCGGTGGATGTCTAATATCCTTATTTGCTAGAATTGGCGGTGGGATATACACAAAGGCTGCTGACGTCGGTGCTGATCTAATCGGAAAAATTGAGAAAGGTATACCTGAGGACGATCCAAGAAATCCTGCAGTAATTGCTGATAATGTTGGCGACAACGTGGGTGACTGTGCCGGGATGGGGGCAGACCTATTTGAGACATACGCAGTAACAGCCATAGGTGCAATGCTTTTAGGTGTTACACTTGGCAAAAATGACATTTATGTAATATACCCATTGATTCTTGGTGCAATAGGAATCATAGGCTCTATACTGGGGTCATTTTTTGTGAGAGGAAAAGACAACATTATGCAAACACTGTACAAAGGTGTTTTTGCCTCAGCAATTTTCTCATTGATAGGTTTCTACCTAGTAACTATAACATACCTTAAACTTGATATCGCTTTGTTCTTAGCTACAGTTGTTGGAATAGTAATTGCAATTCTAATGTTCTTTATCACTGAATACTACACAGCAAAGCCACACAGGCCCGTTAGAAGTATTGCGCACGCTTCCCAGTCTGGGGCTGCAGTAAACATCATCACAGGACTTTCTGTCGGGATGGAATCAACACTTATGCCGGTCTTAGTAATATGTGCTGGGATATTGATATCTCACTCTTTAGCTGGACTATATGGAATCGCAATAGCCGCAATGTCAATGGTATCCCTAACAGCAATAGTAGTTGCTCTTGATAGCTACGGCCCAATAACAGACAATGCAGGCGGTATAGCAGAGATGGCCCACCTGCCAGATGAAATTAGAAAGACAACAGATGCACTTGATTCAGTTGGAAACACAACAAAAGCAGTAACAAAGGCATTTGCAATTGGGTCTGCAGCACTGGCATCACTTACCTTATTTGCTGCATATGTCGATGAAATAGCAAGGTTTGCACCTGGGCAGGAAATCATATTCAGCCTATCTGACGAAAAGGTCATCGTGGGGTTATTCCTTGGTGCATTGATACCTTTCTTATTCTCGTCCCTTTGCATGAAGGCAGTCGGGAAAGCAGCGTTTTCCATAGTTGAAGAAGTCAGAAGACAGTTTAAAGAAATGAAAGGCATTATGGAAGGAAAAACTGAGCCCGACTACGCAAGGTGTGTCGACATTGTGACAAAAGCATCGCTAAAAGAGCTAATGCTTCCAGGTATAATAGCAGTCGTATCCCCTCTACTCGTTGGATTCATACTGGGAAAGATAGCATTGGGTGGGATGTTAATAGGAAGCATATTATCAGGATTCCTATTGGCATTGATGCTTGCAACTGGCGGTGGAGCATGGGACAACGCAAAGAAGTACATTGAAGATGGGAATCTTGGCGGTAAAGGAAGCCCAGCACACGCTGCAGCTGTAGTAGGTGACACAGTAGGTGACCCATCAAAGGACACAGCAGGACCTGCAATAAATCCACTGATCAAGGTAATGAATACACTTGCTATAATCTTTGCAGTTCTTTTTGGGTCAGGAATAATTTAA
- a CDS encoding S-layer protein — translation MRIRMLGAALTGALMLGATLAGAASAATVPPKSFFIDPITGEPDVVIAVGATANASDVVSGSLIAAAVGNMATIEETKTVTRSASTTFDYMMDYNYSFDKSSKNIEYYYATCDLNAARAKWYTDYELFSTQFWETANDTWPVNGAYDLSVALAMPKEIRNPDGAVVARELNTLWFSNSPKDWDSNNRVYKVSPSAGGGTSSYALINTRVAGSPTDPIVRVLPAYAGGSYDNGNGSWDFNYVTGEYAFYTTKAWVDVNTGNEYDEDCDYLFGGTGTEMEAHEEIQVILADIETTPDGLVDLRGDRGHASGIVYRTTEIRYPLLENGQNICGISHCDGMVDFETAVKGRLNEIKFLGKMYNPLFAGATYSTDGDGTYLGAYFAYGKPYAEKEKIMKVGDSYSFHGWTINLSDVNIYENKAFVTVSGPELASPFSFIMVMDSQGVCLECCPTCAVYGGGGSFTSNPTRRNEYDPYKVKITKSKEIDGKTYDLFKYTPFMLDGIKTFVGADGTYLAEFNIYAVEDFGWFEDKGCCDPFVTTPNDYGLAITGGWRKVAYNVSGEVDIGWQAWEDHEDIDGDINAAYILWQPAPKCDIPCPDANYDTLELQLCDNIDIPDCETAFTINGPENYFSVTIQDIDFGKANTTLNGQDPTDLAYGQLYGHSGVTADFNPIYMATYFGRANSDTTDADGAKIMVSQTTVDTAQSITYTKSVNIDPIELIKLDIEINTASLQKNLVLVGGPVYNSIVRDLGNMGASTVNWATSPGEWEWIADPFGRGYDVLIVAGANREETRLAAQQLVSQLR, via the coding sequence ATGAGAATAAGAATGTTAGGGGCTGCTTTAACGGGAGCCTTAATGTTAGGAGCAACATTAGCAGGAGCTGCATCAGCTGCAACAGTTCCACCAAAAAGCTTTTTCATTGATCCAATCACAGGAGAACCTGATGTCGTCATTGCCGTTGGTGCAACAGCCAACGCATCCGATGTAGTATCTGGATCTTTAATCGCAGCAGCAGTTGGAAACATGGCAACTATTGAAGAAACTAAGACTGTTACAAGGTCTGCTAGTACAACATTTGATTACATGATGGACTACAACTACTCTTTCGATAAAAGCAGTAAAAATATCGAATACTACTATGCAACATGCGACTTAAACGCAGCAAGAGCAAAATGGTACACTGACTATGAGCTTTTTTCCACACAGTTCTGGGAAACAGCAAATGATACATGGCCAGTAAATGGGGCATATGATCTCTCAGTTGCATTAGCAATGCCTAAAGAAATAAGAAATCCTGACGGAGCCGTAGTTGCAAGAGAATTAAACACACTTTGGTTCTCAAACTCTCCAAAGGATTGGGATTCAAATAACAGAGTATACAAAGTTTCTCCATCAGCTGGAGGAGGCACATCATCATATGCGCTTATAAATACTAGAGTTGCCGGTTCACCAACAGATCCAATAGTAAGAGTTTTACCAGCATATGCGGGCGGAAGCTATGACAATGGAAACGGTTCATGGGACTTTAATTATGTCACAGGAGAATACGCATTCTACACAACAAAGGCTTGGGTAGATGTCAACACAGGTAATGAATACGATGAAGACTGTGATTACTTATTCGGTGGTACAGGTACCGAAATGGAAGCTCATGAGGAGATTCAGGTAATACTTGCAGATATTGAAACAACACCAGATGGACTTGTGGATCTTAGAGGAGACAGAGGTCATGCATCAGGTATTGTCTACAGAACAACCGAAATCAGATACCCATTGTTAGAAAACGGTCAGAACATCTGCGGAATTAGTCACTGTGATGGAATGGTTGACTTTGAAACTGCAGTAAAAGGTCGTTTAAATGAGATTAAATTCCTTGGAAAGATGTATAACCCTCTTTTTGCCGGTGCAACTTACAGCACTGACGGAGATGGGACATACCTTGGAGCTTACTTTGCTTATGGTAAACCATATGCAGAAAAAGAAAAAATCATGAAAGTAGGCGACTCTTATTCCTTCCATGGATGGACAATAAACTTATCTGATGTCAACATTTACGAAAACAAGGCATTTGTAACAGTTTCCGGACCAGAATTAGCTTCTCCATTTAGCTTTATAATGGTCATGGATTCTCAGGGAGTATGTCTTGAATGCTGTCCAACATGTGCAGTTTACGGTGGAGGAGGATCATTCACATCCAACCCAACAAGGAGAAACGAATACGACCCATACAAGGTCAAAATTACAAAATCTAAGGAAATTGACGGAAAAACATACGATCTCTTCAAGTACACACCATTTATGCTCGACGGTATTAAGACATTCGTCGGTGCAGACGGTACATACTTGGCAGAATTCAACATCTACGCTGTTGAAGACTTTGGATGGTTTGAAGACAAGGGATGCTGTGACCCATTCGTCACAACACCAAATGACTATGGATTGGCTATTACTGGTGGATGGAGAAAAGTAGCATACAATGTTTCTGGAGAGGTAGATATAGGATGGCAGGCTTGGGAAGACCATGAAGATATAGACGGCGATATAAACGCTGCATACATACTATGGCAGCCTGCGCCAAAATGTGATATACCATGCCCAGATGCAAACTATGATACCTTGGAACTCCAGCTTTGTGACAACATTGACATACCAGACTGTGAAACTGCATTTACTATAAACGGTCCAGAGAACTACTTCTCTGTAACAATCCAGGACATTGACTTTGGAAAAGCCAATACAACATTGAATGGTCAAGATCCAACAGATCTTGCATATGGCCAATTATACGGACACTCTGGCGTAACAGCTGATTTTAATCCAATATACATGGCTACTTACTTCGGAAGAGCTAACAGCGATACCACAGATGCAGACGGTGCAAAAATTATGGTATCTCAGACCACAGTAGACACTGCTCAGTCAATTACCTACACAAAGAGTGTAAACATCGACCCAATTGAGCTCATAAAGCTTGACATTGAAATAAACACTGCATCACTTCAAAAGAACTTAGTTCTTGTAGGTGGACCAGTATACAACAGCATCGTAAGAGATCTTGGTAACATGGGTGCATCAACAGTTAACTGGGCAACATCACCTGGTGAATGGGAATGGATAGCAGACCCATTCGGTAGAGGATATGATGTCCTAATAGTAGCTGGTGCAAACAGGGAAGAAACAAGGCTCGCTGCTCAGCAGTTAGTATCTCAGTTGAGATAA
- a CDS encoding translation initiation factor IF-5A — MGDKKQVEVRTLREGGFILIDDEPCKIIKIQTSSPGKHGAAKAKMEAFGVYDDKRRTIVKPTSDKVFVPIIDKKSGLVNAVMGEKIQLMDMETYETFEIPLPSEFSAQELEGKEVEYHETMGRIKIARIKG; from the coding sequence ATGGGTGACAAAAAGCAAGTTGAGGTCAGGACTTTACGAGAAGGTGGATTCATTCTAATCGATGATGAGCCATGTAAAATTATTAAGATTCAAACTTCTTCTCCTGGAAAGCATGGTGCAGCCAAGGCCAAAATGGAGGCATTTGGAGTTTATGATGACAAGAGAAGGACTATTGTTAAACCAACTTCTGATAAGGTATTTGTGCCTATAATTGACAAGAAAAGTGGCCTAGTTAATGCCGTAATGGGAGAAAAAATCCAGCTTATGGACATGGAAACATACGAAACGTTTGAAATTCCTTTGCCCAGTGAATTTAGCGCTCAAGAGCTTGAAGGTAAAGAAGTTGAATACCACGAGACCATGGGTAGAATAAAAATTGCACGAATAAAAGGATAA
- a CDS encoding S-layer protein, whose protein sequence is MKLRTIGAVLAGAAMIGATVAGAAAAAQAPAKSWFIDPATGQPNVTVVVGAQANASDVVSASLIAAAIGNMATVEEEASTTKTASVKWEKVGEYNYSRAVNILDYNTTPCLSKRPARWYTDYALYSSQLWETSENNWPNAGYDTYVQLAMPSDVRNPTGNVVAKGLSTLWFSNSPKEWDSKDRVYKFAVGSAAGTTRNYILVNTVAPDALTAPIARTLPAYAGGSYDDGDGAWDFNTYGFFTTKAWVDVDNSGTYSTSVGCDYLFGGTGTAMEAHEEIQLIVGDKYESDPGPNGIADFIGDRGSASGIVYRTAEIRYPLLENGQNICGIKKCWGMIDFETARAGYLNEIKFLGKMYKPMFAGATWTNTVDGLDYYLGGYFMYGKPFAEKEKIMKVGDVYNFHGWTVTLNDVNIYENKAYITVAGPALTAPFTFIMVMDAIGVEACGPCCPECATYGGGGAFTSNPTRRTEYDPYVKYTTVTKEKSGYSYDFFRYVNFMLDGIKTFVGADGTYLAEFNLYAIEDYGYLEDKGCCDPFVTTPNDYGLAITGGWRRVIQQTIDEGDWVAWEENAVTLTSTTHPIEEYVLWRPAAQCGGYCPDANFDTLELQLCDTINIPNCETTYTVNGPENYFTVEVVDVDFGKYNAGLPFATTSTATTYIPATKSIDTPTSLVDAVFTDYDGSSPVYVGQTTKDGADLDGVYLRINMSTKGDTIKYTANVKIDPVELIKLDIEVNTATNTRNLILVGGPVYNSIVKDLVDMGASTVDWATSAGEWEWIADPMAKGYDVLIVAGANREETRMAAEDLVAMLN, encoded by the coding sequence ATGAAATTAAGAACAATTGGAGCAGTCCTCGCAGGGGCTGCAATGATTGGAGCTACTGTAGCAGGCGCAGCCGCTGCAGCACAAGCTCCAGCTAAGTCATGGTTTATTGACCCAGCAACGGGACAACCAAACGTAACAGTAGTAGTTGGTGCACAGGCCAACGCATCCGATGTAGTTTCTGCATCACTTATTGCAGCAGCAATTGGAAACATGGCAACAGTTGAAGAAGAAGCATCAACAACAAAGACAGCATCAGTTAAGTGGGAGAAAGTTGGAGAATACAACTACTCTAGAGCTGTGAATATACTAGACTATAATACAACACCTTGTCTTTCAAAGAGGCCAGCAAGATGGTACACAGATTACGCATTGTACTCTTCCCAGTTATGGGAAACATCAGAAAACAACTGGCCAAATGCAGGTTATGACACATACGTTCAATTGGCAATGCCAAGCGATGTTAGAAATCCTACTGGTAACGTAGTTGCTAAGGGACTTTCAACACTTTGGTTCTCAAACTCACCAAAAGAATGGGACTCAAAGGATAGGGTGTATAAATTTGCAGTAGGCTCAGCAGCCGGAACAACTAGAAATTACATCTTAGTAAATACAGTCGCACCTGACGCATTAACAGCGCCAATAGCAAGAACTCTCCCAGCATACGCTGGTGGAAGCTACGACGATGGAGATGGTGCATGGGACTTTAACACATATGGATTTTTCACAACAAAGGCATGGGTAGACGTTGATAACAGTGGTACCTACTCCACATCAGTTGGTTGTGACTACCTATTTGGTGGAACAGGTACAGCAATGGAAGCTCACGAAGAAATCCAATTAATAGTTGGAGACAAATATGAATCTGACCCAGGGCCCAACGGTATTGCCGACTTTATAGGTGACAGAGGCTCTGCATCAGGAATTGTCTACAGAACAGCAGAAATCAGGTACCCCCTTCTTGAAAACGGTCAGAACATCTGCGGCATTAAGAAATGCTGGGGTATGATTGACTTTGAAACTGCAAGAGCTGGATATCTAAACGAAATTAAGTTCCTCGGAAAGATGTACAAGCCAATGTTTGCCGGTGCCACATGGACAAACACAGTCGATGGACTTGACTACTACCTTGGTGGGTACTTCATGTATGGTAAACCATTTGCTGAAAAAGAAAAGATCATGAAGGTCGGAGATGTATACAACTTCCACGGATGGACTGTAACATTAAATGATGTTAACATTTATGAAAACAAGGCATACATCACAGTCGCAGGACCAGCCCTAACAGCACCATTTACCTTCATAATGGTAATGGACGCTATAGGTGTAGAAGCATGCGGTCCATGCTGTCCAGAATGTGCAACATACGGTGGAGGAGGAGCATTCACATCCAATCCAACAAGAAGAACTGAATACGACCCATACGTTAAATACACAACTGTAACAAAGGAAAAGAGCGGATACTCTTACGACTTCTTCAGATATGTAAACTTCATGCTCGACGGTATTAAGACATTCGTCGGTGCAGATGGTACATACCTAGCAGAATTCAATCTTTACGCAATTGAAGACTACGGCTACCTTGAAGATAAGGGATGTTGCGACCCATTTGTCACAACACCAAATGACTACGGTCTAGCCATAACAGGTGGATGGAGAAGAGTTATCCAGCAAACTATAGATGAAGGTGATTGGGTAGCATGGGAAGAAAATGCTGTAACTTTAACATCAACAACACACCCAATTGAAGAATACGTTCTTTGGAGACCAGCTGCACAATGTGGCGGATACTGTCCAGATGCAAACTTTGATACATTGGAATTACAGCTTTGTGACACAATCAATATACCAAACTGTGAAACAACTTACACAGTCAACGGTCCAGAAAACTACTTCACCGTTGAGGTAGTTGATGTCGACTTTGGAAAATACAATGCTGGCCTTCCTTTCGCAACAACATCAACTGCTACAACATACATACCAGCTACTAAATCTATAGATACTCCAACTTCCCTCGTTGATGCAGTGTTTACTGATTACGATGGTTCTTCACCAGTATATGTTGGTCAGACAACAAAAGACGGTGCAGATTTAGACGGTGTATACCTAAGAATCAACATGTCCACAAAGGGCGACACAATAAAATACACAGCAAACGTCAAGATCGACCCAGTAGAGCTCATAAAGCTTGACATAGAAGTCAACACTGCCACAAACACAAGAAACTTAATTCTTGTCGGTGGACCAGTATACAACAGCATCGTAAAGGACTTAGTCGACATGGGAGCATCCACAGTTGACTGGGCAACCTCTGCCGGAGAATGGGAATGGATTGCAGACCCAATGGCAAAGGGATACGATGTATTAATCGTTGCTGGTGCCAACAGAGAAGAAACAAGAATGGCAGCAGAAGACTTAGTCGCAATGTTGAACTAA
- a CDS encoding S-layer protein — translation MKLRKIGALLLGTTMIGAAMASATTAIDIPAKSWWIDPLKGTPNVVIAVGAQASSSDVVSASIIAAAVGNMATVEETAPILRTSQVEWENVGEYDYTYPFYRVNYNATPVCVDGRYLEATWYVDYDLYSKMYWETAENNWPHKDYDTYVQIAMPEKVMNPNMVVAKGLSRLWFSNSPKQWNSEKKVYNFLVSSNTGSSKPYFLVNTKTNFAVDPTFPIVRELPQYAGGSYDNGDEGWSFNYAMFTTNAWVDVQGNNNAYDTQNECDYIFGGTGTAMEAHEEIQLIVGDKYESDHGPDGIADFIGGKGSTSGIVYRTAEIRYPLLENGQNICGIQKCWGMIDFETARAGYLNEIRFLGKMYKPMFAGATYVTGPEPGYLGAYFMYGTPFAEIEKIMKVGDTYTFHGWNIILNDINIYENKAFITVSGPALSVPSTFIMVMDPLDGCLPCCPDCATYGGGGSFTSNPTQRNEYDPYVVKITVSKEKNGYTYDFFRYVNFMLDGIKTFVGADGTNLAEFNLYAIEDYGYLEDKGCCDPFVTTPNDYGLAITGGWRRVAISLTEFTPSGTEWKRIEDAQGNLNGFVSAWESAPELDSTDEYISRAYILWQPAPKCDTPCPDANFDTLELQLCDNIIIPNCETTYTVNGPENYFTVEVVDSDYGRYNTGLPFDPSTLTTGVSLKVNKAPSDQVDPYSLADARYYQYLNYFTPYLGQAVRTDETPDSDGVFLRIKMSSIRETVTYNAKVQIDPVELIKLDIEVNTDTNTKNLVLVGGPVYNSIVKDLVGMGASTVDWSTSRGEWEWLADPMAKGYDVLIVAGANREETRLAAQDLVKMFELY, via the coding sequence ATGAAATTAAGAAAAATCGGTGCATTGCTTTTAGGAACCACAATGATTGGGGCTGCTATGGCAAGCGCCACTACCGCAATAGATATCCCAGCAAAGTCTTGGTGGATTGATCCATTAAAGGGTACGCCAAATGTAGTAATAGCAGTTGGAGCTCAAGCCAGCTCGTCAGATGTAGTCTCTGCATCTATAATTGCAGCAGCAGTCGGGAACATGGCAACAGTTGAAGAAACTGCACCTATATTAAGAACCTCTCAAGTCGAATGGGAAAATGTGGGGGAATATGATTACACTTACCCTTTTTATAGAGTTAATTATAATGCTACTCCAGTTTGTGTCGATGGTAGATATTTAGAAGCTACTTGGTATGTTGACTATGATCTTTACTCAAAGATGTATTGGGAGACTGCCGAAAATAACTGGCCTCACAAGGATTATGACACATATGTTCAGATAGCAATGCCAGAAAAAGTCATGAATCCAAACATGGTAGTGGCCAAGGGGTTATCCAGGCTATGGTTTTCAAATTCGCCAAAACAGTGGAATTCGGAGAAGAAAGTATACAATTTTCTTGTATCTTCAAATACTGGAAGTTCCAAGCCTTACTTTTTAGTTAATACAAAAACTAATTTTGCCGTTGATCCAACATTTCCAATTGTTAGAGAGCTTCCACAATATGCTGGTGGCAGCTATGACAATGGTGATGAGGGGTGGAGCTTCAACTATGCTATGTTTACAACAAATGCGTGGGTAGATGTTCAGGGCAATAATAATGCGTACGATACTCAAAATGAGTGTGACTACATATTTGGTGGAACAGGCACAGCAATGGAAGCTCATGAAGAAATTCAATTAATTGTTGGGGACAAATATGAATCTGACCATGGGCCAGATGGTATAGCAGATTTCATCGGTGGAAAGGGTTCAACTTCGGGCATAGTATACAGAACTGCAGAAATCAGATACCCATTACTTGAAAATGGTCAGAACATCTGTGGCATTCAGAAGTGCTGGGGCATGATTGACTTTGAAACTGCTAGAGCGGGGTACTTGAATGAAATAAGATTTCTAGGTAAGATGTACAAGCCAATGTTTGCTGGCGCTACATATGTAACAGGCCCAGAACCTGGGTATCTTGGTGCATACTTCATGTACGGCACACCATTTGCAGAAATTGAGAAAATAATGAAGGTCGGTGACACTTACACATTCCATGGATGGAATATAATCTTAAATGATATTAATATCTACGAGAACAAGGCATTCATAACTGTATCAGGGCCAGCTTTGTCTGTGCCTTCTACATTTATAATGGTCATGGATCCTTTGGATGGATGTTTGCCATGCTGCCCAGATTGTGCAACATATGGCGGCGGAGGTTCATTCACATCCAATCCAACACAGAGAAACGAATATGACCCATACGTTGTAAAGATAACGGTATCTAAGGAAAAGAATGGATATACCTATGATTTCTTCAGATATGTTAACTTCATGCTCGATGGTATTAAGACATTTGTCGGTGCAGACGGAACAAATCTTGCAGAATTCAACCTTTACGCAATTGAAGACTACGGCTACCTTGAAGACAAGGGATGCTGCGACCCATTCGTCACAACACCAAACGACTACGGTCTTGCCATAACCGGTGGTTGGAGAAGAGTGGCAATCTCTTTAACAGAATTTACTCCTTCCGGAACTGAGTGGAAAAGAATTGAAGATGCACAAGGAAATTTAAATGGATTTGTATCTGCATGGGAATCTGCTCCAGAATTAGACTCAACAGACGAATATATTTCAAGGGCATATATTCTATGGCAGCCTGCACCAAAATGCGATACACCATGTCCAGATGCAAACTTCGATACATTAGAATTACAGCTTTGTGATAACATCATTATACCAAATTGTGAGACAACATACACAGTAAATGGTCCAGAAAACTACTTCACAGTAGAAGTTGTTGATTCAGATTATGGGCGATACAACACCGGATTGCCATTTGACCCATCAACATTAACAACTGGGGTATCATTAAAAGTTAATAAAGCTCCAAGTGATCAAGTTGATCCTTATAGCCTCGCAGATGCCAGATATTACCAATATCTTAATTATTTTACGCCATACTTAGGCCAAGCTGTAAGAACAGATGAAACTCCAGATTCTGACGGAGTATTTCTAAGGATCAAAATGTCCTCAATAAGAGAGACAGTAACTTACAATGCAAAAGTTCAAATCGACCCAGTAGAGCTCATAAAGCTTGACATAGAAGTTAACACAGACACAAACACAAAGAACCTTGTTCTTGTCGGTGGTCCAGTATACAATAGCATAGTAAAAGACCTAGTTGGCATGGGTGCATCCACAGTTGATTGGTCAACTTCTAGGGGAGAATGGGAATGGTTAGCAGACCCAATGGCAAAGGGATACGATGTATTAATCGTTGCTGGTGCCAACAGAGAAGAAACAAGGCTTGCTGCACAAGACTTAGTCAAGATGTTTGAACTATATTAA